From the Candidatus Cloacimonadota bacterium genome, the window AAAAAATCTCTGTGCTCCCCGTGTCTCTGTGGCAAGAAAAATGAAAATGAAAAAAATCTCTGTGCTCTCCGTGTCTCTGTGGCAAGAAAAATGATCAGAATTGTCGAATCTCAATTTATAAAAAGCGCTGTAAAGCCCATCGATTATCCTCAGTCTCCGTTTTCTGATATCGCCTTTTCCGGAAAATCCAATGTGGGAAAATCATCTTTGATCAATACCATTCTTACTCGGAAAATGATCGCCAAAACAAGCTCGTCTCCCGGTAAAACACGATTGATAAATTTCTTTGAAATAAGATTCAAAACCGATGATAACGAGGATGGTTTTTTAAACTTTGTGGATCTTCCCGGTTACGGTTATGCTAAAGTAAGTAAGAAGGAAAAAAATTCCTGGAAATTAATGGTGAACAATTTTTTCGAGAAGAGAGAGCAATTAAAAGGTGTGATCTTACTCGTCGATATTCGTCACAAAGCCGATCCGAAAGATTTGGTGATGCTCAAAATGTTAAAAGACACTGGTATAAAATCTCTAGTTGTTGCTATCAAATCCGATAAAATTCCAAAAACCAGAATACAATTACATCTGAAAAAATTAAGGGTCGGTCTCGAAGTTGACGAAAAGGATATTATCGCTTTCTCATCTCTAAAAAAGACCGGTGTCGATGAAGTTTTAAATTGGATAGCAAAACAGATTGTGTAAAAATTACTTGAAATAAAAAACAGTCTGAATTTAGTTGTTTATGAGGAAAAAAATGTTAGAAAAAATAAGATCTCCGAAAGATATAAAAAAATTAACGGTTTCGGAGCTGGAAGAATTAGCAAAAGATGTCAGGAAACGGATCATCGAAGTAACTTCCAAAAACGGAGGTCATGTTGCTCCGAGTTTGGGAGCAACAGATATTGCCATTACTCTTTTGAAAATATTCGATCCCCTGAAAGACAAAATAATCTGGGATGTCGGACATCAATCTTATGCTTACAAAATCCTGACGGAGAGGAACGCCAGATTCGATACATTGCGTCAACTTGATGGGATCAGCGGATTTAACAACATTTTCGAAAGTAAATACGATGCTTTTGGGGTCGGACACAGCAGCACTTCTATTTCAGCAGCTCTGGGCATAACCGTTGGAAAAGAAATAAATAACAAAAACGGAAGAGCGATTGCTATCATCGGTGACGGAGCATTAACCGGAGGTATGTCATTCGAAGCGATGAATCATGCTGGTCATCTCCATAAAAATATGATCGTCATTCTAAATGATAATAATATGTCCATCTCCAAAAATGTAGGAGCGTTGCAAGCTTACTTAACTAATATTCTTGTGAGTCGTTCTTATAATGTTTTGAAAAACGCAATTTGGGATTTTATTCAACATTTTCCTCACCGGCTTCGTCGAAGATTGATCCAGAGTGCCCAGAAATTTGAGGAAAATATTATCAATACACTTGTTCCGAATATTATATTTGAGGATTTGGGATTTAAGTATGTTGGTCCTATCGATGGTCATAATATCCCCCGATTGATC encodes:
- a CDS encoding YihA family ribosome biogenesis GTP-binding protein gives rise to the protein MIRIVESQFIKSAVKPIDYPQSPFSDIAFSGKSNVGKSSLINTILTRKMIAKTSSSPGKTRLINFFEIRFKTDDNEDGFLNFVDLPGYGYAKVSKKEKNSWKLMVNNFFEKREQLKGVILLVDIRHKADPKDLVMLKMLKDTGIKSLVVAIKSDKIPKTRIQLHLKKLRVGLEVDEKDIIAFSSLKKTGVDEVLNWIAKQIV